In the Novosphingobium sp. MMS21-SN21R genome, one interval contains:
- a CDS encoding XF1762 family protein has translation MIPLEKALTATPDVSGVSSDHTGAASSVSGNGLECGGGAGGRIVAAPIAFEDASEFVRQLHRHHTPPQGHKFSIAAMIADRLVGVVIVGRPVARRRDDGMTLEVTRLCTDGTPNACSFLYGAAARAAFALGYRRIGTYILKREPGTSLVAAGWKMIAETPGKSWSVPSRPRADKHPIEPKLLFERTAA, from the coding sequence ATGATCCCCCTTGAAAAAGCGTTAACCGCGACCCCCGATGTTTCGGGCGTTTCGTCCGATCACACCGGGGCAGCATCTTCGGTTTCGGGCAATGGCTTGGAATGTGGCGGGGGAGCGGGTGGGCGCATCGTGGCCGCGCCAATCGCGTTTGAGGACGCTTCGGAGTTCGTGCGCCAACTGCATCGGCACCATACCCCGCCGCAGGGTCACAAATTCAGCATCGCCGCCATGATTGCTGACAGGCTGGTGGGCGTGGTCATCGTGGGCCGTCCAGTTGCTCGCCGCCGCGACGATGGCATGACCTTGGAAGTCACCCGGCTTTGCACAGACGGCACGCCGAACGCATGCTCATTTCTCTACGGTGCAGCTGCTCGGGCTGCGTTCGCGCTCGGGTATCGCCGTATCGGAACATACATTCTCAAGCGAGAGCCAGGAACGTCACTGGTCGCTGCTGGCTGGAAGATGATCGCAGAGACGCCGGGTAAGTCGTGGAGCGTGCCGAGCCGCCCGCGTGCCGACAAGCATCCCATCGAGCCTAAACTCCTGTTTGAAAGGACCGCCGCATGA
- a CDS encoding Lar family restriction alleviation protein, translating into MPNPTHTPGELKACPICRDDPLIRNRGGAWGVNCAGSDPSHLIWVYGATEAEAITAWNTRTVDTELLEALKALVEIVDDQLCGDFPEPLQAARSAITKAEAGS; encoded by the coding sequence ATGCCTAACCCCACACATACGCCGGGAGAGTTGAAGGCTTGTCCTATATGTCGTGATGATCCTCTTATCCGGAATCGTGGCGGCGCTTGGGGCGTTAACTGCGCGGGAAGTGACCCGAGCCATTTGATTTGGGTTTATGGAGCCACCGAAGCCGAGGCCATCACCGCCTGGAACACCCGCACGGTAGATACCGAACTGCTTGAGGCGTTGAAGGCTCTGGTCGAGATTGTTGACGATCAACTTTGCGGCGACTTCCCCGAACCACTGCAAGCCGCCCGATCAGCCATCACCAAAGCGGAGGCAGGGTCGTGA